One Camelina sativa cultivar DH55 chromosome 3, Cs, whole genome shotgun sequence genomic window carries:
- the LOC104779271 gene encoding serine/threonine-protein kinase TIO-like yields the protein MGVEDYHVIELVGEGSFGRVYKGRRKYTGQTVAMKFIMKQGKSDKDIHSLRQEIEILRKLKHQNIIEMLDSFENEREFCVVTEFAQGELFEILEDDKCLPEEQVQAIAKQLVTALHYLHSNRIIHRDMKPQNILIGAGSVVKLCDFGFARAMSTNTVVLRSIKGTPLYMAPELVREQPYNHTADLWSLGVILYELYVGQPPFYTNSVYALIRHIVKDPVKYPDEMSPYFKSFLKGLLNKVPQSRLTWPALLEHPFVKESQEEVEAGEMHTAVVDHKAAWMLKGNGGQQRNEKGDSVTPVEKTSATRVLANVQSDMKSAIKVNSPPPEDFLGFPTQEEIKSSGNATLDRLESTSRTVKGAKVIGEDDKALDLLLLSLETISKSPDSKREKDVACSVQSLRIISNLVAARAIVSVGLIEKITCALLDFTDALVWMKSSEFNNIIPKSLSVTKNLVGHTEGNSIHSSYIRHWTKVVEIFVQVVGWEEEGNGRIIYEACSCITTMLSRVAEDLKSSTPDSVSEQILEHANMSRIVDHLCLCLASSGSSLASGSSQMLAAACEACRAIWILIDTSETFFKNDSLNIFPLDALQNRLSQHDNGNSEWGPLSEKLVDTVTRAYLRSKHVQVAIGHCLHQRVEAPLVSAIQLLSRCCLHNGIMPSMLCGLPSSLPITTVVSGGEDGTVISEIFSILSYASLSSKDQQTGEKNYIEGRLNNLVFHSCLLLATVAQCLKLTGRNSALLMLTNSPRKHLHRLSAISNHIASDDKIEASLQNHSASAMLALASILSLEKGSSAESSVSEIAVPLIPRATKLCYHLRPMPSNEGEVVSHSAKFTRWHGLLDGCIGLLESRLKWGGPLTVQQLIASGTPLLLINLLAGKLSNASPDDIKKAPNWIGLSPVGVIWAISSICHCLSGGTLTFRQVLVKNENMKMITCLLSDAHIKLVKTWGGPGGGKDGARETINVIIDLLAFPFVAVQSQPGPLSATASVNSGFILNMGSPGVRVCMEDKDLLKAIEEDMDKYIKVLMEVGVPSLILRCLEHLDLKDLVRPVAFLAKLVGRPRLAVELVSKGLLDPNRMKKLLNGSSPREVILDILMIISDLSRMDKGFYKYIGEASVLQSLKEFLTHSDQNIRAKACSALGNMCRHNGYFYSSLAEHQIIGLLIDRCADPDKRTQKFACFAVNCSALALNPSKKESASESPLKIALFSLAKMCSNHQICRQFVKSSELFPVIARLKQSPEDNIAHYASVIVAKVGGDS from the exons ATGGGTGTCGAGGATTATCATGTGATTGAGCTCGTCGGTGAAGGCTCTTTTGGAAGGGTTTACAAAGGAAGACGGAAGTATACCGGCCAG ACGGTGGCGATGAAGTTCATCATGAAACAAGGAAAGAGTGACAAGGATATACATAGTCTAAGGCAAGAAATCGAG ATATTGCGGAAGCTCAAGCATCAGAATATAATTGAAATGCTCGACTCCTTTGAAAACGAACGAGAGTTCTGTGTTGTCACTGAGTTTGCCCAA GGTGAACTGTTTGAGATTCTTGAGGATGACAAGTGCCTTCCGGAAGAGCAAGTTCAAGCAATCGCAAAGCAGTTG GTAACAGCATTGCATTACTTGCATTCTAACCGTATAATTCACCGTGACATGAAGCCACAAAACATTCTTATTGGTGCTGGGTCTGTCGTTAAG CtatgtgattttggttttgctCGAGCTATGTCCACCAATACCGTGGTTCTGCGATCCATTAAAG GCACTCCTCTGTACATGGCGCCAGAGCTTGTGAGAGAACAGCCATACAATCACACTGCCGACTTGTGGTCTCTTGGTGTTATATT GTATGAGTTATATGTAGGTCAACCTCCGTTCTACACCAATTCTGTGTATGCTCTCATTCGTCACATTGTTAAG GATCCTGTCAAATATCCTGATGAAATGAGTCCTTATTTCAAAAGCTTTTTGAAAGGATTACTCAACAag GTTCCCCAAAGTCGATTAACCTGGCCTGCTCTCCTTGAACACCCTTTCGTTAAAGAATCACAAGAGGAAGTTGAAGCCGGG GAAATGCATACTGCAGTAGTCGACCATAAGGCAGCTTGGATGCTCAAAGGAAATGGAGGGCAGCAGAGAAatg AAAAGGGCGACTCTGTGACCCCGGTTGAGAAAACTTCTGCTACAAGAGTTCTAGCTAACGTTCAGTCAGATATGAAGAGTGCAATCAAAGTAAATTCTCCACCACCTGAGGATTTTCTTGGATTCCCAACCCAAGAGGAGATAAAAAGTTCAG GTAACGCAACACTAGACAGATTGGAAAGTACATCCCGCACTGTTAAAGGTGCAAAAGTTATAGGTGAAGATGATAAAGCATTGGATCTTCTTTTGCTGTCACTGGAAACTATTTCAAAATCGCCTGATTCTAAAAG GGAAAAAGATGTTGCTTGCTCTGTTCAGTCCCTCAGGATCATTTCCAATTTGGTTGCAGCTCGTGCCATAGTTTCAGTTGGACTGATTGAGAAAATAACATGTGCACTGCTAGATTTTACTGACGCTCTTGTTTGGATGAAATCATCCGAGTTCAACAACATAATACCAAAG AGTCTTTCAGTCACTAAAAACTTGGTAGGGCATACTGAAGGCAATAGCATACATAGTTCCTACATCAGACACTGGACCAAAGTAGTGGAAATTTTCGTACAG GTCGTTGGATGGGAAGAAGAGGGGAATGGTAGAATTATATATGAGGCATGTTCCTGCATCACAACGATGTTATCTCGAGTTGCTGAAGATCTTAAATCTTCAACTCCTGATTCTGTTTCTGAACAGATTTTAGAGCACGCTAACATGTCTCGCATAGTTGATCATTTGTGTCTTTGTTTGGCTTCTTCTGGGTCGAGTTTAGCTTCTGGCTCTTCACAAATGTTAGCAGCTGCTTGTGAAGCTTGTAGAGCAATATGGATTCTCATAGATACTTCCGAAACATTCTTCAAGAACGATTCTCTGAACATATTTCCTCTAGATGCTTTGCAGAATCGTCTTTCTCAGCATGACAACGGAAATAGTGAGTGGGGTCCGTTATCTGAGAAACTTGTGGATACAGTGACAAGAGCATATCTCCGATCAAAGCATGTGCAAGTTGCTATTGGTCATTGCCTTCACCAACGAGTGGAGGCTCCCTTGGTTTCTGCAATTCAG CTCTTGTCAAGATGCTGCCTTCACAATGGAATTATGCCTAGCATGCTTTGTGGTCTTCCCAGTTCACTGCCTATTACGACCGTAGTCAGTGGTGGAGAGGATGGTACAGTTATTTCAGAAATATTTTCTATACTATCCTATGCTTCATTATCAAGCAAAGACCAACAAACAGGAGAAAAAAATTACATCGAGGGCAGACTAAACAATCTGGTGTTCCATTCATGCCTTCTGTTGGCAACAGTTGCTCAATGTTTGAAGCTAACTGGGAGAAATTCTGCCCTGTTAATGCTTACAAATTCTCCAAGGAAACATCTACATCGTCTTTCTGCTATATCCAACCACATTGCCTCAGATGATAAAATTGAAGCTTCTCTTCAGAATCACTCTGCTTCAGCTATGCTTGCTCTCGCATCTATTCTCTCTCTTGAAAAAGGATCTTCTGCTGAATCGTCTGTCTCCGAGATTGCGGTGCCTCTGATACCTCGAGCTACTAAGCTTTGCTATCATCTTAGGCCTATGCCAAGTAATGAAGGTGAAGTCGTCTCTCATTCTGCTAAGTTTACCAGATGGCACGGACTTCTGGATGGATGTATCGGTTTATTAGAATCCAGATTGAAGTGGGGAGGACCTTTAACTGTGCAACAGCTTATTGCTAGTGGAACACCATTGCTTCTTATCAATCTGTTAGCTGGCAAACTTTCAAATGCTTCCCCAGATGACATCAAGAAAGCACCCAACTGGATTGGCTTGTCGCCCGTTGGTGTTATATGGGCTATTTCGTCCATATGCCACTGTCTTTCGGGTGGCACTTTAACTTTCCGTCAGGTTCTTGTGAAGaatgaaaacatgaaaatgatTACTTGTTTATTATCTGATGCTCATATCAAGCTAGTAAAGACCTGGGGAGGTCCTGGGGGAGGAAAGGATGGAGCTAGAGAGACAATAAATGTGATAATAGATCTCCTAGCATTTCCTTTTGTTGCTGTACAAAGTCAACCAGGTCCATTATCTGCCACTGCATCTGTAAATAGTGGATTCATTCTCAACATGGGCTCTCCAGGTGTCAGAGTGTGCATGGAAGATAAAGATTTGCTAAAGGCTATAGAAGAGGATATGGACAAATACATAAAAGTCCTCATGGAG GTGGGAGTGCCGAGTTTAATCCTTCGTTGCTTGGAACACTTGGATTTAAAAGATTTAGTAAGGCCTGTTGCTTTTCTTGCCAAATTGGTGGGTCGTCCACGTCTCGCAGTAGAGCTTGTTAGCAAAGGTTTGTTGGATCCTAACAGAATGAAAAAATTACTCAACGGTTCGAGTCCAAGAGAAGTCATACTTGATATTTTGATGATCATATCTGATCTATCGAGGATGGATAAG GGTTTCTATAAATACATCGGCGAGGCTTCTGTTCTGCAGTCTTTAAAAGAATTTCTTACTCATTCAGATCAAAATATACGCGCAAAAGCTTGTAGTGCTCTTGGTAACATGTGCAGACACAATGGATATTTCTACAGCTCTCTG GCTGAACACCAAATCATCGGCCTCCTCATTGATCGATGTGCTGATCCGGACAAAAGAACACAGAAATTTGCTTGCTTTGCTGTAA ATTGCTCGGCTCTTGCCCTGAACCCGAGCAAGAAAGAGTCAGCAAGTGAGTCACCGCTTAAGATTGCACTcttctcattggctaaaatGTGTTCAAACCACCAGATTTGCAGACAGTTCGTGAAGTCATCAGAGTTGTTCCCGGTCATTGCAAGGCTTAAACAATCCCCCGAGGATAACATTGCTCACTATGCTTCAGTAATTGTTGCCAAAGTCGGTGGTGATTCCTAA
- the LOC104777948 gene encoding ATP-dependent zinc metalloprotease FTSH 1, chloroplastic — translation MAATASNSLLRSSNFLGSHIIISSPTPKTTRNTSFPFSFVTHPAKYQITRSSLRNEDTNSPNGKPNSPLSSKVALAAILFSSISSSPRALALVDEPPSPSLVVEAQAQAVKPSTSPLFIQNEILKAPSPKSSDLPEGSQWRYSEFLNAVKKGKVERVRFSKDGSVLQLTAVDNRRASVIVPNDPDLIDILAMNGVDISVSEGESSGNDLFTVIGNLIFPILAFGGLFLLFRRAQGGPGGGPGGLGGPMDFGRSKSKFQEVPETGVSFADVAGADQAKLELQEVVDFLKNPDKYTALGAKIPKGCLLVGPPGTGKTLLARAVAGEAGVPFFSCAASEFVELFVGVGASRVRDLFEKAKSKAPCIVFIDEIDAVGRQRGAGMGGGNDEREQTINQLLTEMDGFSGNSGVIVLAATNRPDVLDSALLRPGRFDRQVTVDRPDVAGRVKILQVHSRGKALGKDVDFDKVARRTPGFTGADLQNLMNEAAILAARRELKEISKDEISDALERIIAGPEKKNAVVSEEKKRLVAYHEAGHALVGALMPEYDPVAKISIIPRGQAGGLTFFAPSEERLESGLYSRSYLENQMAVALGGRVAEEVIFGDENVTTGASNDFMQVSRVARQMIERFGFSKKIGQVAVGGPGGNPFMGQQMSSQKDYSMATADIVDAEVRELVEKAYKRATEIITTHIDILHKLAQLLIEKETVDGEEFMSLFIDGQAELYIS, via the exons ATGGCGGCCACAGCTTCAAACTCGTTACTACGTTCTTCAAATTTCTTAGGATCCCACATCATAATCTCATCTCCCACCCCTAAAACCACCAGAAACACTTCCTTCCCTTTCTCCTTCGTCACCCATCCCGCAAAATACCAAATCACTCGATCGTCTCTTCGAAACGAAGACACCAATTCCCCAAATGGTAAACCCAATTCGCCGTTATCTTCAAAAGTAGCTTTAGCAGCGATTCTTTTCTCTTCGATTTCATCTTCGCCGCGAGCTTTAGCTCTAGTTGACGAACCACCTTCTCCATCTCTCGTTGTGGAAGCTCAAGCACAAGCAGTGAAGCCATCGACGTCGCCGTTGTTCATTCAGAACGAGATACTCAAGGCGCCCAGTCCTAAATCATCGGATCTTCCAGAAGGATCTCAGTGGCGATACAGCGAGTTTCTTAACGCGGTGAAGAAAGGTAAAGTGGAGAGAGTTAGATTTAGCAAAGACGGTTCTGTTCTTCAGCTTACTGCCGTTGATAACCGCCGTGCCTCTGTGATTGTTCCCAATGACCCTGACCTTATCGATATCTTGGCTATGAACGGAGTTGATATATCTGTGTCTGAGGGAGAATCCTCTGGGAACGACTTGTTTACTGTCATTGGAAACTTGATTTTCCCCATTTTGGCCTTTGGTGGACTCTTTTTGCTTTTCAGGCGAGCTCAGGGTGgtcctggtggtggtcctggtGGCTTGGGTGGTCCTATGGATTTTGGACGTTCTAAATCCAAGTTCCAGGAAGTGCCTGAGACTGGTGTGTCATTTGCAGATGTTGCTGGGGCTGATCAAGCTAAGTTGGAACTACAGGAAGTTGTGGATTTCTTGAAGAATCCTGATAAGTACACAGCCTTGGGTGCTAAGATTCCTAAAGGGTGTTTGCTTGTTGGACCGCCTGGTACGGGTAAGACTCTCTTGGCTAGGGCGGTGGCTGGGGAAGCTGGAGTACCGTTCTTCTCCTGCGCTGCCTCGGAGTTTGTGGAGCTTTTCGTGGGTGTGGGTGCATCTAGAGTTAGGGATTTGTTCGAGAAGGCTAAGTCTAAAGCCCCTTGTATTGTATTCATTGATGAGATTGACGCTGTGGGGAGGCAGAGAGGAGCTGGGATGGGAGGAGGAAATGATGAGAGAGAACAGACCATTAATCAGTTGTTGACAGAGATGGATGGCTTTTCTGGCAACTCTGGTGTCATAGTTTTGGCAGCTACAAATAGGCCGGATGTTCTTGATTCGGCGCTGTTGAGGCCTGGAAGGTTTGATCGACAGGTCACGGTGGATAGGCCTGATGTGGCTGGCAGAGTCAAGATTCTTCAG GTTCATTCAAGGGGGAAGGCACTCGGTAAAGATGTGGACTTTGATAAGGTTGCGAGGAGGACACCTGGTTTCACGGGTGCTGACCTACAGAACCTGATGAATGAAGCGGCGATTCTGGCGGCCAGGCGTGAGCTCAAGGAGATAAGCAAGGACGAAATCTCTGATGCTCTTGAGAGGATCATTGCTGGACCTGAGAAGAAGAATGCTGTTGTCtctgaggagaagaagagacttgtTGCATACCATG AGGCTGGTCATGCTCTAGTGGGTGCTCTTATGCCGGAATATGATCCGGTTGCAAAGATTTCTATCATTCCTCGTGGCCAAGCTGGTGGGCTCACCTTTTTTGCTCCAAGCGAAGAAAGACTTGAGTCTGGATTGTACAGCAGGAGTTATCTCGAGAATCAAATGGCTGTTGCACTTGGCGGAAG GGTTGCAGAGGAGGTAATCTTTGGGGATGAGAATGTGACGACTGGAGCATCAAATGATTTCATGCAGGTGTCTCGTGTGGCACGTCAAATGATTGAGAGATTTGGGTTCAGCAAAAAGATTGGACAAGTTGCTGTTGGTGGCCCTGGTGGAAATCCCTTTATGGGTCAACAA ATGTCATCACAGAAAGATTACTCAATGGCAACTGCAGATATCGTAGATGCTGAGGTGCGAGAGCTAGTTGAAAAGGCATACAAGAGAGCAACAGAGATCATAACAACTCATATTGATATCCTACACAAGCTTGCACAGCTCCTGATCGAGAAAGAAACGGTTGATGGAGAAGAGTTTATGAGTCTCTTTATTGATGGCCAAGCTGAGTTGTATATTTCCTGA
- the LOC104777947 gene encoding alanine--tRNA ligase translates to MRLVNAAAFVLISSTKPPSRVSYSSHLRRPFLSHFRFSSSYSSSTSSSVAVMPGSEPSEIQWPARRVRDTYFDFFKGKGHKFWPSSPVVPHNDPTLLFANAGMNQYKPIFLGTADPNTELSKLTRACNTQKCIRAGGKHNDLDDVGKDTYHHTFFEMLGNWSFGDYFKNEAIGWAWELLTKVYGLPTDRIYATYFGGDERAGLQPDNEARDIWLKFLPPGRVLPFGCKDNFWEMGDTGPCGPCTEIHYDRVGNRDAASLVNNDDPTCLEIWNLVFIQFNRESDGSLKPLPAKHVDTGMGFERLTSVLQNKMSNYDTDVFMPIFDDIQKATGARPYSGKVGLEDVDRVDMAYRVVADHIRTLSFAIADGSRPGNEGREYVLRRILRRAVRYGKEILKAEEGFFNGLVSSVIRVMGDVFTELKEHEKKITEIIKEEEESFCKTLAKGIEKFRKAGQAVQGNTLSGEDAFVLWDTYGFPIDLTQLMAEERGLLVDVDGFNKAMDEARERSRSAQNKQAGGTIVMDADATSTLHKNGVSATDDSFKYIWFQDHESELKAIYTGSSFLKSSAACDNVGLVLESTSFYAEQGGQIFDTGLIEGSFGTFNVCNVQIFGGFVIHIGYLSEATGEVSVGDKVICKVDYERRKLIAPNHTCTHMLNYALKEVLGDHIDQKGSIVLPEKLRFDFSHGKPVAPEDLRKIELIVNKQIKDELDVFSKEAVLSEAKRIKGLRAVFGEVYPDPVRVVSIGRQVEDLLADPENNEWSLLSSEFCGGTHITNTREAKAFALLSEEGIAKGIRRVTAVTTECAFKALNAASLLEKEVEDASVAEGSALEKKVSALKSQVDTAVIPAAKKADIRAKIASLQNEVKKAQKRIAEQNLKKSVKVATEAAESAASIGKTFCIIQLDVGLDAAAVREAVSKVMEKKGMSIMVFSTDEGTNKAVVCAGVPDKSDQFKQLDVAEWLTTALGPLKGRCGKGKGGLASGQGTDASQVHAALDMAASFASMKLN, encoded by the exons ATGAGATTAGTGAACGCAGCAGCCTTTGTTCTGATATCCTCAACCAAGCCTCCGTCTAGGGTTTCTTACTCTTCCCATCTCCGCCGCCCTTTTCTCTCTCACTTCCGTTTTTCTTCCTCTTACTCTTCGTCGACGTCTTCCTCCGTCGCAGTCATGCCGGGTTCCGAACCATCGGAGATTCAGTGGCCAGCGAGGAGAGTCAGGGATACTTATTTCGATTTCTTCAAAGGCAAAGGCCACAAGTTCTGGCCATCGAGCCCCGTTGTTCCTCATAATGATCCTACTCTTCTCTTCGCTAACGCTG GAATGAACCAGTATAAGCCTATATTTTTGGGAACCGCCGACCCAAATACGGAGCTCAGCAAGCTAACTCGGGCATGTAACACTCAAAAGTGTATTCGTGCTGGTGGAAAGCATAATGATTTGGACGATGTCGGCAAAGATACTTACCATCACACCTTCTTCGAAATGCTTGGTAACTGGTCATTTGGAGATTATTTCAAGAACGAAGCTATTGGATGGGCTTGGGAGCTCTTAACTAAG GTCTATGGGCTACCGACTGATCGAATTTACGCTACCTATTTTGGCGGTGATGAGAGAGCTGGCCTTCAACCCGATAATGAGGCTAGAGATATATGGTTGAAGTTTCTTCCACCTGGACGTGTACTACCCTTTGGTTGCAAA GATAATTTCTGGGAAATGGGTGACACAGGTCCCTGTGGACCTTGTACTGAAATACATTATGATCGTGTCGGTAACCGTGATGCTGCATCCTTAGTTAACAATGACGATCCAACATGTTTAGAAATATGGAATCTTGTCTTTATTCAG ttCAACAGAGAAAGTGATGGCTCGCTAAAACCTCTGCCTGCTAAGCATGTTGATACCGGAATGGGCTTCGAGAGGTTGACTTCTGTTCTTCAGAACAAAATGAGCAACTATGATACAGATGTGTTCATGCCTATCTTTGATGACATTCAAAAG GCCACTGGAGCTAGGCCATATTCTGGAAAAGTTGGTCTGGAAGATGTCGACAGAGTTGACATGGCATATAGAGTGGTTGCTGATCATATTAGGACCCTATCATTTGCTATTGCGGATGGCTCTCGTCCTG GTAATGAGGGCCGTGAGTATGTTCTGCGGCGTATTCTCCGTCGAGCAGTTCGCTATGGAAAGGAGATCCTAAAAGCTGAAGAAGGGTTTTTCAACGG GCTTGTAAGTTCTGTTATTCGGGTGATGGGCGATGTCTTTACAGAGTTGAAGGAACATGAGAAAAAGATCACAGAGATaataaaagaagaggaagaaagcttTTGCAAAACCTTGGCGAAG GGAATTGAGAAGTTTCGGAAAGCTGGGCAGGCGGTTCAGGGAAATACACTGAGTGGAGAG GATGCTTTTGTGTTATGGGATACATATGGTTTCCCGATAGATTTGACTCAG TTAATGGCGGAAGAAAGAGGGTTGCTGGTTGATGTTGATGGTTTCAACAAAGCCATGGATGAGGCGAGGGAAAGATCAAGAAGTGCCCAGAATAAG CAAGCTGGTGGCACCATTGTTATGGATGCTGATGCTACATCAACATTGCACAAGAATGGTGTGTCAGCAACAGATGATTCTTTTAAGTACATTTGGTTCCAG GATCACGAGAGTGAACTAAAGGCAATCTACACTGGCTCCTCTTTCCTGAAAAGTTCAGCTGCTTGTGATAACGTGGGACTAGTATTGGAGTCTACTAGTTTCTATGCTGAGCAGGGTGGTCAG ATTTTTGACACGGGACTTATAGAAGGCTCATTTGGTACATTCAATGTATGCAATGTCCAAATATTTGGGGGCTTTGTTATTCATATTGGGTATCTTTCTGAAGCAACTGGAGAGGTATCTGTGGGGGATAAAGTGATTTGCAAG GTTGACTATGAGAGACGTAAACTCATCGCTCCTAATCATACTTGTACACATATGTTGAATTATGCCCTGAAG GAAGTGTTGGGGGATCATATTGATCAGAAGGGATCAATAGTTCTTCCTGAAAAACTGCGATTTGATTTTTCCCACG GCAAGCCGGTTGCTCCTGAAGATTTGAGAAAGATCGAATTGATAGTGAATAAACAGATCAAGGATGAATTGGATGTATTTTCCAAGGAAGCAGTGCTTTCTGAAGCCAAGCGCATCAAAGGTCTAAGAGCAGTGTTTGGAGAA GTCTACCCTGATCCTGTCAGAGTGGTGTCAATTGGGAGACAAGTTGAAGATCTCTTGGCTGATCCTGAAAACAATGAATGGTCATTGCTTTCTTCAGAATTTTGTGGAG GAACCCACATAACAAACACCCGCGAAGCCAAAGCGTTTGCACTTCTATCGGAGGAGGGAATTGCTAAAGGTATTCGTAGGGTAACCGCTGTAACTACTGAATGTGCCTTTAAAGCATTGAATGCGGCTTCCTTACTTGAAAAAGAAGTAGAGGATGCGTCCGTGGCAGAGGGAAGTGCATTGGAAAAG AAAGTTTCTGCTTTGAAAAGCCAAGTAGACACGGCAGTTATCCCAGCAGCTAAAAAGGCAGATATCAGGGCTAAGATTGCTTCGCTTCAG AATGAAGTAAAAAAAGCTCAGAAGAGAATAGCGGAACAAAACCTGAAGAAATCTGTCAAAGTAGCAACAGAGGCGGCGGAGTCTGCAGCATCAATTGGGAAGACTTTCTGCATAATCCAGCTAGATGTGGGTCTTGATGCAGCAGCTGTGCGAGAGGCGGTTTCAAAAGTCATGGAAAAGAAG GGAATGTCGATAATGGTGTTCAGCACAGATGAAGGCACAAACAAGGCGGTTGTGTGTGCAGGAGTCCCAGACAAATCAGATCAGTTCAAGCAGCTAGACGTCGCAGAATGGTTGACAACTGCATTGGGTCCTCTAAAAGGCCGATGCGGGAAAGGGAAAGGTGGTCTTGCATCAGGACAG gGAACGGATGCTTCCCAGGTGCACGCGGCTTTGGATATGGCTGCATCATTTGCATCAATGAAACTCAACTGA